GTTTAACCTTGTCCTGAACCGCAAGTTCGGCTCTGTCCTGCCAAGTCTGGCGTGGGATTATTGCGCATGCGGACAGGAGGCCTGCAACTGCAATAGATGTGGCTTTCAACATACGGTCCATACGAATTCTTGTAGTTGGCTTGCAAGGAACGCTAGGCAAATAGCTTTGCCATGACGTCTGAGGGGGGTTATTTGATGCGCCGATAGGCTGAGGGAAATAACGCACAAGCGAGATTACGCATCGGAATCGAGCTAGAGGAAAATCGGGGGGAGGGCTGTCAACCTAGTTCATTTTCGCGGCAAATCTTGTGACGGGCATCACTATCCGCGAAAGAACGGACGCCAGTCATCAAGCTGCGTTACTTTTTGCGTGCGCTGGCTTTGGAGGCGGCTCATCGTCTGCAGCAACGTTTTCCAGCGCCCCCAAAGCATAGATTTCAATCCTCTCCCTGGTCCGCTTCGGTGCTTTTTTCCACTGCTCGCGGGTGATCGACACGAACGGCCAATCACCGTTGCTGGCGGTAGCTGGTTCTTTGGCAGGAAGGTCAGTCGAGCGCAGGTCCGATGCGGCTTCGGAATCAAGCCATCCCGTTGGGCGGTCACTATCCCACGCGACTTCCATTGCCCGCGCGATCTTTTCGCCAAATGACTTCCTGCCAGCCAGCATATCGCTGATCTGGCTGGCGGGCTTGCCTAGCCGCCTCGAGACAGGGGCAAGCCCGTGCTGGTCGACCAGGCGGGCCAAGTTTCGGCGCCTTGTTTCAGGAAGTTTACTCATGAGGCATTAGAGCATTTTGCAACCAAACGGTGAATTCACCGTATGGTGTCAATATTCACCGTTTGGTGTATGATTCAGGGAATGGAAAAGCTCAAAACATTCCTCATGACCATCCCCAAGGAGGAACGCGCCCCCTTCGCGGAGCGCTGTGGGACAACTTGGCCGTTCTTAAGGAACGTCATGTACGGCCAGCGCACCCCTGGTGAAAAGCTATGCGTGGCGCTGGAGCGTGAATCCGGTAAGGCGGTCACTCGCAGAGATCTGCGCAACGATTGGTTTGAGATCTGGCCGGAGCTGGCCGCCTAGCCGGAGCCAGCGATGCTGAAGCGCGTTTGCTCATTGCTTCGGCAGGCACTGGCGATCCCGCCTCTTGCCCAAATCGGGTGTGGAGATTCGGCGGCGAGGGGAGCACGTGCCTTAGTCCTTCGGCGGCAGGTCGATGTACTGACCGAGCAGCGCTCGGACCTCCGCGATCTTCTTTCGCATCATGGTCTTCCACGGATCTTCGTAGATGACCTGGCCGCCGCAGAGAGGACACGGCGAGCCTTCCTTGGCCTCGCTGGACTGGAGGCAGGTGTAGCAGTGCCAGGCGCGACGATCGTCTGGTGGTTTCTTGGCTGAGGGCATGGCGGTAGCGGTCCATGGCTTGTGCTGGGCAGTTTAGCGGCATCGCTTCGATGCCTTTCTTTTTACGGGAGAACCAAGTGTCAACTCCAGTGTCAAGTGTTGCCACTCAAACAGAGTTGCCGCTGATGTGCTTGATGGAGAAGCCGCGCGCCATTGAGCAAGGTGTCATCTCGTCCATCTCCGACGAGTCCAGCCTGATCCGCAAGGCAATCGAACTGAGTCGATTCAAGTTCATGGAGAAGACCTATGCGGGCTACCTGGGGCTGTCGCCGTCTCAGTTCTCCAAGATCAAGCACGGCCGTGACGGCGCCGGGAAGGTCTGGCATCTGCCCATCACCGCCATTGCGCGCTTCGAATGCCTGGTCGGCCATACGCTGCTGACGCAGTGGATCACCTACCAGCGAGACCTGATGTTCAGCGACGACCTGCGCGAGCTGCATGATGCGGAGCAGAAGGCCGCGGCGCTGCGGGCCAAGCTCCTCGGGAGGGCGGCATGAATGCGCGCAACCTTCAAAAGGCGCAGCGCGCCTGGATCAACGAGCTGCTGCACAGGATGACCATGGCCAATACCCAAGCCGTGCGTGTCCAGCTGTGCGCGGAACTCAAGCGGGAAATTGCCGAGCTGCTGGAAGGGCAAGTAGGGAGCAAGCAGTAATGGCTAAGGATGTCACGAAGCCACCGCAGAAGAACCGGTACCGAAAGATCGAGGTGCGCATGTGGGGGGACGAGAAGTTCCGCAACCTGTCCCCGTTGCAGCCTAGCGGTCAGGGCCTATGGGTCTTTCTGTTGACCGGCCCGCACACCGGGCCCATCCCCGGCCTGTTCCGAGCCGGGCGCGCGGCGATGGCGGAAGAACTGGACTGGGACGTGGAAGCCTTCGAGGAAGCCTTCGGGGAAGTCTTCCAGCAAGGTATGGCGAAAGCCGACTGGAAGGCTAAGGTGGTGTGGATTCCGAACGCGATCCACTGCAATCGGCCCGAGTCTCCGAACGTGGTGCTGTCCTGGGGTGGAGAGTGGGACTTGATCCCAGAGTGCGACCTTAAGCGGGAAGCCTACGAAGCCCTGAAAGCCAGCATCTACGCGCTCGGAGAGGGTTTCGCAAAGGCATTCGACAAGGCTTTCGGTAAGCCTTCCGAAAAGCCTTCCACAAAGCCTACTGGCAAGACATGCCCTAATCAGGAACAGGAGCAGGAGCAGGAGCAGGAGCAGGATAAAAGAAGTAACCCTGACGGGTTACTCGTCGACAGCGACCCCGCTGACGACTTCGTCCTCGGCGAAGGCGGGGGAAAGGCAACTCGCCCTGACTGCCCGCATCAGGAAATCATCGCCCTGTACCACGAGATTCTGCCGATGTGCCCGTCCATCCGCGAGTGGAAAGGCGCGCGTCAGGCGAACCTGCGCACTCGTTGGAACGAGGATCCCAAGCGGCAGAACCTCGACTACTGGCGGACCTTCTTCACCTACGTTGCAGAGTCCAAGTTCCTCACGGGTCGAGCGAAGACGCAGGAAGGCCGCAAGCCATTCCTTGCCAGCCTGGACTGGATCGTGAAGGCCGAGAACTTCACCAAGATCCGTGAGGAGCGCTACCACAACGAGGAATCCGCGCCATGAGCCTATTCCTCGCTCGGTGGGCGCAACAGCTTGTCCTGGATGCCGGCTCGGCTGTCGCGTATGTCCTGAACGCGACGGGCAACATCGCGAGCTTCAATCTCGTCGGTGAAGAGGCCAAGCACCGTGCTGCTCGGCAGCGGCTTCATTGCCTGAAAGGCTTTCACGTTTTCGCGAACCAGATCCTTCACTTCGATGACGGTCACTGCGAATCGCGACGGCGCTTCGTAGTTCTCAGCCAGAACGGCCCACAATTTTTTGGAGATTCCTGACATGTTCGACGGACGTGTTGTTTGGTTGCATGACGACGATTTTAAGCCCGAGCTGATTCACGACGAATCAACGCCGGTCCAGTACCGTCTGAAGCCCGAGGCTTTTGACGCGTCGTTGACTGCCCACTTCCTGGTGTGGGGCGATCGGATCGTCAAGAACCGGCATGGAAAGACTGGCGAAATCACCGCCGAGTACAGCGGGGCGCCGGTATGAACGCCCCCGACGATTTCCCGCAGCCCCGCGCGCTGTTCAGCATCGAGGCAGAGCAGGCGGTGCTGGGTGGTCTGATGCTCGACAACGGCGCAATCGACCGCATCAACGGCTTGGAGCCGGCGCACTTCTACCGCGACGACCACCGGGAGGTGTTTGGCGCAATCTACCGCCTGGTGTTGGCCAACCGTCCTGCCGACGTCGTGACCGTGTTCGAGGCGTTGCAATCGCAGGGCAAATCCGAGCGCTGCGGCGGACTGGGTTACCTGACCGACCTAGCGCAGCGCACACCCAGCGCGGCGAACATTGCCCGCTACGCCGAAATCGTCCGGGACCGCGCGCTGCTGCGCGAGACTGCTGTGGCCGCACGCAAAGTGCTTGAGCTCGTCGAGTCGCCGGGCCCGACGAAAGGGGCAGAAGCCGTCGATCGCGCGCAAGGGCTATTCGCGGACCTTGCGCAGGTCGGCGTGCGCCGTGGGCCGAAGATGATCGGCGAGCTGATGGAGTCGGTCATCACGCAGGTCGACGAGCGGTACCACAGCGGGATCGAACCCGGCATATCAACCGGCATCGAATCCATCGACCGCGCGCTGAACGGCGGTCTGCATGCCGGCAACCTGGTTATCGTCGCCGGGCGTCCCTCAATGGGGAAGACTGCGCTAACCACTGACATCGGCCTGAACATAGCGGACGCCGGCCTAAGCGTCCTGTTGGACTCCATGGAGATGTCCGACGCCGAGATCGTTGCGCGCGCATTGGCCAACCGCGGTCGCATCAACCTGTCGGCACTTCTGCGCGGGCGCCTGGAGGACAGCGACTGGCCCCGCCTGACCTGGGCGGTGCAAAACATGGGCGACATGCGTTTTGCCATCGATGACACGCCCGCGATGTCGCTGCTCGAGGTGAAGACCAAGGCTAAAGCCCACAAGCGCAAGCATGGGCTGGACCTGCTGATCGTCGATTACCTGGGCCTCATGTCCGGCGGCGAAGAAAAGATGCGCACCCAGCAGATCGGCGCCTATTCGCGCGGCCTGAAGGCGCTGGCCAAGGAACTGGACATTCCTGTGGTTGCGCTGTCGCAGCTCAGCCGAAAGAACGAGGAACGCCCAGACAAGCGGCCCATGCTGTCGGACCTGCGCGACTCCGGGGACATCGAGCAAGACGCCGACGTGGTGCTTTTCGTGCACCGGCCAGAGATGTACGACCCGAACAACGAGGCGCTGAAGGGTTACGCCGAGGTGCTGATTCGCAAAAACCGGAATGGAGCGCTCTGCGACGTGCCGTTGCTCTACAAGGGGCCAGTGACCAAGTTCGAGGATTGGACGGGCCCGCTGCCGATGGTTTCTGCCGGCGCGGCGGCGCGCAAGCGCGGCATCGCCGCGGATCTGTGAGGACAGCATGAGCGACTTCTTCGAAACCGCGACCGCCACGGAAGCGCCTGATTCGCAAGGGAATGTCCCCGCAGCGTTGGGTACGCCGGCCTGCAACCTGAACATCCTGGCCATCGACATCGGCACCACCACCGGCTGGGCGCTGGGCATGCACGACGGCGCGCTGCACAGCGGTAGCGAGTCCTTCGCGCCCCGCCGCAACGACGGGCCCGGCCAGCGCTGGCTGAAGTTCTCTGCGTGGCTCGGCGAGCGCGCGCGGCAGGCCGGCGAGATCCACGCCGTCTAC
This Cupriavidus nantongensis DNA region includes the following protein-coding sequences:
- a CDS encoding transcriptional regulator; translated protein: MEKLKTFLMTIPKEERAPFAERCGTTWPFLRNVMYGQRTPGEKLCVALERESGKAVTRRDLRNDWFEIWPELAA
- the dnaB gene encoding replicative DNA helicase, whose protein sequence is MNAPDDFPQPRALFSIEAEQAVLGGLMLDNGAIDRINGLEPAHFYRDDHREVFGAIYRLVLANRPADVVTVFEALQSQGKSERCGGLGYLTDLAQRTPSAANIARYAEIVRDRALLRETAVAARKVLELVESPGPTKGAEAVDRAQGLFADLAQVGVRRGPKMIGELMESVITQVDERYHSGIEPGISTGIESIDRALNGGLHAGNLVIVAGRPSMGKTALTTDIGLNIADAGLSVLLDSMEMSDAEIVARALANRGRINLSALLRGRLEDSDWPRLTWAVQNMGDMRFAIDDTPAMSLLEVKTKAKAHKRKHGLDLLIVDYLGLMSGGEEKMRTQQIGAYSRGLKALAKELDIPVVALSQLSRKNEERPDKRPMLSDLRDSGDIEQDADVVLFVHRPEMYDPNNEALKGYAEVLIRKNRNGALCDVPLLYKGPVTKFEDWTGPLPMVSAGAAARKRGIAADL